Proteins co-encoded in one Ponticoccus alexandrii genomic window:
- a CDS encoding glycosyltransferase, which produces MTSLAEKLDFSHSAPPLPPGASRQIFDMARGVTSPAMAEEVLAQLEPLLERFRADRHLALASGLLMERLRSEKDMRAVWSALQERFPQDPLALRMLMRWLRRDGRVDEGLVRIARHYPDCWRALPQARIALPGLIELKAWAELDQLWSTLSVLHPADRAIRMDYIKALAEQSRFPEAARVAHAVHGRDRMGAASQDLLARVEAQAKMMERYDLKQSAAAIDAILARAPAPRPLNRARRMVFFSGQLGTGGAERQMTRIACAFLDRAALAGDPLPEVWVKHANPATGADFYRPMLAEAGVPTRVFSEEDQIAVEALDGLTPDLRDLLSLLAPDVKRHTCQLLQAFRAHRTEVAYLWQDGGIVQSAIAAVLAGVPRIVTSFRGLPPNLRPNFWREELPVLYKALAAMPHVTFTANSQKAATAYEDWLNLAPGTVRVIPNAVKVMPPDGDDEDRAAWFEILERSAPCTRTVVGVFRFDENKRPLRWIEAAARYLAKRDDTRFVMLGSGALFPDAQAKIAELGLQDRVFALGIRSKVGFYMHRADLLMHLAAMEGLPNVLIEAQLVGTPVLATPAGGTDEVVEQGVTGTILSDAETLPEEELDTQLAQMLDDPDRLARYGALAMAHSIDRFSVETILDRTAELFENPC; this is translated from the coding sequence ATGACCTCACTGGCGGAAAAACTGGACTTCTCGCACAGCGCGCCGCCGCTGCCCCCCGGCGCGTCGCGGCAGATCTTCGACATGGCCCGGGGCGTGACCTCGCCCGCGATGGCCGAAGAGGTTCTGGCGCAGCTTGAACCGCTGCTGGAGCGGTTCCGCGCCGACCGCCACCTTGCGCTGGCCTCGGGCCTTCTGATGGAACGCCTGCGCAGCGAAAAGGACATGCGCGCGGTCTGGAGCGCCCTGCAAGAGCGGTTCCCGCAGGACCCGCTGGCGCTGCGCATGCTGATGCGCTGGCTGCGCCGCGACGGCCGCGTGGACGAGGGCCTTGTCCGCATCGCGCGGCATTACCCGGATTGCTGGCGGGCGCTGCCGCAGGCGCGCATCGCCCTGCCCGGCCTGATCGAGCTGAAGGCATGGGCCGAACTGGATCAGCTTTGGTCGACGCTCTCGGTCCTGCACCCCGCCGACCGCGCCATCCGCATGGATTACATCAAGGCCCTTGCCGAACAATCGCGTTTCCCCGAGGCCGCCCGGGTGGCCCATGCGGTGCACGGACGGGACCGCATGGGCGCGGCCTCGCAGGATCTGCTGGCGCGGGTCGAGGCACAGGCGAAGATGATGGAACGGTACGACTTGAAGCAATCGGCAGCGGCCATCGACGCCATCCTCGCCCGCGCACCCGCACCGCGCCCGCTGAACCGCGCCCGGAGGATGGTATTCTTCTCCGGCCAGTTGGGCACCGGCGGCGCAGAGCGTCAGATGACCCGCATCGCCTGCGCCTTCCTCGACCGTGCGGCGCTGGCGGGCGACCCGCTGCCCGAGGTCTGGGTCAAGCACGCCAACCCCGCCACAGGCGCCGATTTCTACCGCCCGATGCTGGCCGAGGCCGGTGTGCCGACCCGCGTCTTTTCCGAGGAAGACCAGATCGCCGTCGAGGCGCTGGACGGCCTGACCCCGGACCTGCGCGACCTGCTGTCTCTGCTGGCCCCGGACGTCAAGCGCCACACCTGCCAGCTCTTGCAGGCCTTCCGCGCGCACCGGACCGAAGTCGCCTATCTCTGGCAGGACGGCGGCATCGTGCAATCCGCCATCGCCGCCGTGCTGGCGGGCGTGCCGCGCATCGTTACCTCTTTCCGGGGGCTGCCGCCGAACCTGCGGCCCAACTTCTGGCGCGAGGAACTGCCGGTGCTTTACAAGGCGCTGGCGGCCATGCCGCATGTCACCTTCACCGCCAACAGCCAGAAGGCAGCCACCGCCTACGAGGACTGGCTGAACCTTGCCCCCGGCACCGTGCGGGTCATCCCCAATGCCGTGAAGGTCATGCCGCCCGATGGCGACGACGAGGACCGCGCCGCGTGGTTCGAGATCCTCGAACGCTCTGCCCCCTGCACCCGCACCGTGGTCGGGGTCTTCCGCTTCGACGAGAACAAGCGCCCTTTGCGCTGGATCGAGGCAGCCGCCCGCTACCTTGCCAAACGCGACGACACGCGCTTTGTCATGCTGGGGTCGGGCGCGCTGTTTCCAGACGCACAGGCGAAGATCGCCGAACTGGGCCTTCAGGACCGCGTCTTCGCGCTGGGAATCCGCAGCAAGGTTGGTTTCTACATGCACCGCGCCGACCTGCTGATGCACCTCGCCGCGATGGAGGGCCTGCCCAACGTGCTGATCGAGGCCCAGCTGGTCGGCACCCCGGTTCTGGCCACCCCCGCCGGCGGCACCGACGAGGTGGTGGAACAGGGCGTCACCGGCACCATCCTGTCGGATGCCGAAACCCTGCCCGAAGAGGAACTCGACACCCAGCTGG
- a CDS encoding nucleotide sugar dehydrogenase has translation MVSKSLQETRLNRDARVTRLQLVADNETIKSTSERVAVIGLGYVGLPLAVRLARRFEEVAGFDISTRRVAEIKSGIDGSNEVDALTLRTCGLKASADRRSIAKASFYIVTVPTPINASNQPDLGPLISACETVGPCLSKGDVVVFESTVYPGATEEICAPILERLSGLSCGTDFGLGYSPERINPGDKVNTVANVVKVISGDSAETLERIRSLYASVIDAGLHAAPSIKVAEAAKVLENTQRDVNIALMNEMSMICDKIGVNTHDVIEAASTKWNFVRMTPGLVGGHCIGVDPYYLAALAERLGHNPQLIMAGRRTNESMVRHVADAALRFLIKQGGDLAGKRVGICGITFKEDVPDLRNSKTLELIEVLRGYGLQPVMHDPQCDAAEAAHYGIELVDNADFNDLDMMILATAHREYIEDKGFFGRIRDGGVLMDVKAVFRKTPLPGTLTYWSL, from the coding sequence ATGGTCTCGAAATCGCTTCAGGAAACGCGCCTCAACCGGGACGCAAGGGTCACGCGGCTACAGCTTGTCGCCGATAACGAAACGATCAAGTCCACCTCGGAACGGGTGGCGGTGATCGGCCTTGGCTACGTCGGCCTGCCGCTGGCGGTGCGCCTTGCCCGCCGCTTCGAAGAGGTCGCCGGCTTCGACATCTCGACCCGCCGCGTGGCAGAGATCAAAAGCGGCATCGACGGCTCGAACGAGGTCGACGCCTTGACGCTGCGCACCTGCGGGCTGAAGGCCAGCGCCGACCGCCGCAGCATCGCCAAGGCCTCTTTCTACATTGTGACCGTGCCGACGCCGATCAACGCCTCGAACCAGCCCGACCTCGGGCCGCTGATCTCGGCCTGCGAGACGGTCGGCCCCTGCCTGAGCAAGGGCGACGTGGTGGTCTTCGAATCCACCGTCTACCCGGGCGCCACCGAAGAAATCTGCGCGCCGATCCTTGAACGCCTGTCGGGCCTGAGCTGCGGCACCGACTTCGGGCTGGGCTACAGCCCCGAGCGCATCAACCCCGGCGACAAGGTCAACACCGTCGCCAATGTGGTCAAGGTGATCTCGGGCGACAGCGCCGAGACGTTGGAACGCATCCGCAGCCTTTATGCCTCGGTCATCGACGCGGGCCTGCACGCCGCACCCAGCATCAAGGTGGCCGAGGCCGCCAAGGTACTGGAAAACACCCAGCGCGACGTGAACATCGCCCTGATGAACGAGATGTCGATGATCTGCGACAAGATCGGCGTGAACACCCATGACGTGATCGAGGCCGCCTCGACCAAGTGGAACTTCGTCAGGATGACCCCGGGCCTTGTCGGCGGACACTGCATCGGCGTCGATCCCTATTACCTCGCCGCGCTGGCGGAACGGCTGGGCCACAATCCGCAGCTGATCATGGCCGGGCGCCGCACCAATGAAAGCATGGTGCGCCATGTGGCCGACGCGGCGCTGCGCTTCCTGATCAAGCAGGGCGGCGACCTTGCCGGCAAGCGCGTGGGCATCTGCGGCATCACCTTCAAGGAAGACGTGCCGGACCTGCGCAACTCGAAGACGCTGGAACTGATCGAGGTGCTGCGCGGCTATGGCCTGCAACCGGTCATGCACGACCCGCAATGCGACGCCGCCGAGGCCGCGCACTACGGCATCGAACTGGTGGACAATGCCGATTTCAACGATCTCGACATGATGATCCTGGCCACCGCGCATCGCGAGTACATCGAGGACAAGGGCTTTTTCGGGCGCATCCGCGACGGCGGCGTGCTGATGGACGTCAAGGCGGTCTTCCGCAAGACCCCCCTGCCCGGCACCCTGACCTACTGGTCGCTCTGA